In Bradyrhizobium guangxiense, the following are encoded in one genomic region:
- a CDS encoding response regulator, with protein MTATGLSGRSVFLVEDEVMIRMMVADMLEELGYKVAAEAGDITEAMRLAQATEFDIAILDVNVNGKVISPVADVIKAKGCPFIFATGYGSSGLPEQYRDRPALQKPFQLDALGKTIEAALRGS; from the coding sequence ATGACCGCGACAGGGCTTTCCGGCCGCTCTGTATTCCTCGTCGAGGACGAGGTGATGATCAGGATGATGGTCGCGGACATGCTCGAAGAGCTCGGCTACAAGGTCGCGGCCGAGGCGGGCGACATTACCGAGGCCATGCGGCTCGCCCAGGCGACCGAATTCGACATCGCCATTCTCGACGTCAACGTCAACGGCAAGGTCATCTCGCCGGTCGCCGACGTGATCAAGGCGAAAGGCTGCCCGTTCATCTTCGCCACCGGCTACGGCTCCTCCGGCCTGCCCGAGCAGTACCGCGACCGGCCGGCGCTCCAGAAGCCTTTTCAGCTCGACGCGCTCGGCAAGACCATCGAAGCCGCGCTCCGCGGCAGCTAG
- the surE gene encoding 5'/3'-nucleotidase SurE, whose protein sequence is MRILCTNDDGIHAPGLKVVEEIARALSDDVWVVAPELDQSGVSHSLSLNDPLRLREVGPRHFAVRGTPTDCVIMGARHILGPKLPDVVLSGVNKGRNVAEDVVYSGTIAGALEGTILGLPSFALSQEFSVETRERPPWDTARKFGPDILRKVIAAGIPKDTVINVNFPSCAPEDVLGIRVTRQGKRNLGFLRIDERKDGRGNPYFWIGFERAAMMDTPADGTDLAALRERYVSVTPLRLDRTNEAFSEELSATLK, encoded by the coding sequence ATGCGCATTCTCTGCACCAACGACGACGGCATTCACGCCCCCGGCCTCAAGGTCGTGGAGGAGATCGCGCGCGCCTTGTCCGACGACGTCTGGGTGGTCGCACCCGAGCTCGATCAGTCCGGCGTGTCGCATTCGCTGTCGCTGAACGATCCCTTGCGCCTGCGCGAAGTCGGGCCACGGCACTTTGCCGTGCGGGGCACGCCGACCGACTGCGTCATAATGGGCGCGCGCCATATCCTGGGGCCCAAGCTGCCCGACGTCGTGCTGTCCGGGGTCAACAAGGGCCGCAACGTCGCCGAGGACGTGGTCTATTCCGGCACGATCGCCGGCGCCTTGGAAGGCACTATCTTGGGGTTGCCGTCGTTCGCGCTGTCGCAGGAGTTCAGCGTCGAGACCCGCGAGCGCCCGCCGTGGGACACCGCGCGCAAATTCGGGCCAGACATTCTGCGCAAGGTGATTGCTGCGGGCATCCCGAAGGACACCGTCATCAACGTCAACTTCCCGTCCTGCGCGCCGGAGGATGTGCTGGGCATCCGCGTCACGCGCCAGGGCAAGCGCAATCTGGGCTTCCTCAGGATCGACGAGCGCAAGGACGGCCGGGGCAACCCCTATTTCTGGATCGGCTTCGAGCGCGCTGCGATGATGGATACGCCGGCCGATGGCACGGATCTGGCGGCGCTTCGCGAGCGCTATGTCTCGGTGACGCCGCTTCGGCTCGACCGGACCAACGAAGCCTTTTCGGAAGAGCTGAGCGCGACCCTGAAATAG
- the serS gene encoding serine--tRNA ligase yields MHDIKSIRDNPQVFDAGLARRGLKPMSASLLAIDEKRRAAILASEQAQARRNAASKEIGDAKKAKDEARAAKLMAEVAELKTTMPELEAAAKAADEELTKELSAIPNIPFDDVPDGVDEHGNVQHHVFGNKRNYSFAPKLHDDLGTALGYMDFEAAAKLSGARFVVLKKGLARLERAIGQFMLDLHTTEHGYTEINPPLLVRNEVMFGTGQLPKFEDDQFWAIKGELLAAPDQERLRTERLGLIPTAEVSLTNLARESILDEKQLPMRLTALTPCFRAEAGAAGRDTRGMIRQHQFTKVELVSITTPETSKDELERMLSCAEQVLQKLDLHYRVMTLCAGDMGFSSQKTYDIEVWMPGQGEGGMFREISSCSVCGDFQARRMDARSRGPDGKPRFVHTLNGSGTAVGRALIAVMETYQQEDGSIAVPDVLRPYMGGVKVIGRD; encoded by the coding sequence ATGCACGACATCAAATCGATCCGCGACAATCCGCAAGTCTTCGACGCCGGCCTCGCGCGGCGCGGCCTCAAGCCGATGTCGGCTTCGCTGCTCGCGATTGACGAGAAGCGGCGCGCGGCGATCCTGGCCTCCGAGCAGGCCCAGGCGCGGCGCAACGCGGCCTCCAAGGAGATCGGTGACGCCAAGAAGGCCAAGGACGAGGCGCGCGCGGCCAAGTTGATGGCCGAGGTTGCGGAGCTCAAGACCACGATGCCTGAGCTCGAAGCTGCCGCCAAGGCCGCCGACGAAGAGCTGACAAAAGAGCTGTCGGCGATCCCGAACATTCCGTTTGACGACGTGCCCGACGGTGTCGACGAGCACGGCAACGTGCAGCACCATGTGTTCGGCAACAAGCGCAATTACAGCTTTGCGCCGAAGCTACATGACGATCTCGGCACCGCGCTCGGCTACATGGATTTCGAGGCGGCGGCAAAACTCTCCGGGGCGCGCTTCGTGGTGCTGAAGAAGGGCTTGGCACGACTCGAACGCGCAATCGGCCAGTTCATGCTCGACCTGCACACGACCGAGCATGGCTACACCGAAATCAATCCGCCGCTGCTGGTGCGCAACGAGGTGATGTTCGGCACCGGACAATTGCCGAAATTCGAGGACGATCAGTTCTGGGCGATCAAGGGCGAGCTTCTCGCTGCACCCGACCAGGAGCGCCTGAGGACCGAACGTCTCGGCCTCATTCCGACCGCGGAAGTCTCGCTCACCAACCTCGCGCGCGAATCCATCCTCGACGAGAAGCAACTGCCGATGCGTCTCACGGCGCTGACACCGTGCTTCCGCGCCGAGGCGGGCGCTGCGGGGCGCGACACCCGTGGCATGATCCGCCAGCACCAGTTCACCAAGGTCGAGCTGGTCTCGATCACGACACCCGAAACCAGCAAGGACGAGCTGGAGCGGATGCTGTCCTGCGCCGAGCAGGTGCTGCAGAAGCTCGACCTGCATTATCGGGTGATGACGCTCTGCGCGGGGGACATGGGCTTCTCGTCGCAAAAAACCTATGACATCGAAGTCTGGATGCCCGGGCAGGGCGAGGGCGGCATGTTCCGCGAGATCTCCAGCTGCTCTGTCTGCGGCGACTTCCAAGCCCGGCGCATGGATGCGCGCTCGCGCGGTCCCGACGGCAAGCCGCGCTTCGTGCACACGCTGAACGGCTCCGGCACCGCGGTCGGCCGCGCGCTGATCGCGGTGATGGAGACCTATCAGCAGGAGGACGGCTCGATCGCGGTCCCCGACGTGCTGCGGCCCTATATGGGCGGCGTGAAGGTGATCGGCCGCGACTAG